The following nucleotide sequence is from Caldicellulosiruptor saccharolyticus DSM 8903.
TTCTTACAACATTTAAAGAGGAGACAGAGACAGACCTTTTTGGTGAACAGGCAGTTTTGTGTGGCGGTCTTACAGAACTTATCAAAGCCGGGTTTGATACATTGGTTGAAGCAGGATACCAGCCAGAGATTGCATATTTTGAGTGTTTGCATGAGATGAAGCTGATAGTTGATTTGATTTGGCAGGGCGGACTTTCTTTAATGAGATACTCTATCTCCGACACAGCTGAGTATGGCGATTACATGACAGGTAAGAGAATTATAACAGAAGAGACAAGAAAAGAGATGAAGAAAGTATTAGAAGAGATTCAAAACGGTACATTTGCTAAGAAGTGGATTTTGGAGAACATGGCAGGAAGACCTGAGTTCAATAGTATAAGAAGAAGAGAACAAAATCTTTTGATTGAACAGGTTGGTAAAGAGCTTAGAAAGATGATGCCTTGGATAAAGCCAATAAAAGAATAAGGGTGAGGGGTTTTTAATGGGAAAAAGAGTTATAAAGATATTTGATACCACGCTCAGAGATGGTGAACAAACACCGGGTGTGTCGCTCAACGTCAATGAAAAACTTGAGATTGCAAAACAGCTTGAAAAGCTCAAAGTTGATGTGATAGAAGCAGGGTTTGCAATAGCCTCTCCTGGCGATTTTGAGGCTATAAAGACAATTTCTGAAAACATCAAAGATGCAGTTGTTGTATCTCTGGCAAGAGCAATTGAAAAAGATATAGATAGGGCGTATGAGGCGCTCAAAAAGGCTTCATCCCCAAGAATTCATACATTCATTGCAACAAGTGATATTCATATGAAATACAAGCTCAAGATGACAGAAGATGAGGTACTCGAGCGAGCAGTTGCCATGGTAAAGTATGCAAAAAAATATGTGTCTGATGTAGAGTTTTCATGTGAGGATGCAACACGTTCAAGGATTGAGTTTTTGATAAAGGTGTTTGATGCTGTAATAAAGGCTGGTGCAACAGTTATAAACATACCAGACACGGTAGGCTACACAACACCTGAAGAGATGAAAAGGATTATTCGAGCATTAAAAGAAAACATTCCTGACATTGACAAGGTTCAAATTTCAGTTCACTGCCACAATGACTTAGGTCTTGCTGTTGCAAACTCACTTGCAGCGGTAGAAGAAGGTGTTCATCAGGTTGAATGTACAATAAACGGACTTGGAGAAAGAGCTGGGAATGCTGCTTTAGAAGAGATTGTAATGGCTCTCAAGACAAGAAAAGACTTTTACGATGTTGATGTATTAATTGATACAACCCAAATTTATAGAACAAGCAAGCTCGTATCCTCTTTAACGGGCGTGTTTGTTCAGCCAAACAAAGCAATAGTTGGTGCAAATGCATTTGCGCATGAGTCTGGTATACATCAGCATGGAGTATTGTCAGAACGAACAACATATGAGATTATTGACCCTGTATCAATTGGTCTTCCTAAAAACAGGATGGTTTTGGGCAAGCACTCAGGTCGACATGCATTTGAAGAAAGGCTCAAAGAACTTGGATACACAGACCTTACAAGAGAAGAGATTGATGCTGCATTTGAAAAGTTTAAAGTTTTGGCAGACAAAAAGAAGGTTGTACTTGACAAAGACATAGAAGCACTCTTAGAGCAGAAGTCTCTCAACATCCCAGAGACATACGAGCTTGTTAAGTTCCAGATTATAAGTGGAAATGATTTAATCTCAACAGCATCTGTCAAGATAAAATCAGGTGAAGAAGAGTATGAAGAGGCGGCAACAGGCGATGGTCCAGTTGATGCAATCTTCAAAGCAATTGATAGAATCACAGGTCTTCAGGTTGAACTTGATGATTATAGTATAAAGGCTGTTACCCAAGGGAAAGACGCTCTTGGCGAGGTAACAGTCAGAATCAAGAAGGATGGCAAAGCGTTTTTGGGAAGAGGCTTATCTACAGATATTTTAGAAGCAAGCGCAAAAGCGTATGTAAATGCTATAAATAAGATGCTGTATAAAATTTCAGAGGAGTAAAATTGACTCTTTACAATTTTTTAAATTGGGTTTAAAATAATTAGCAAATAAAACTTGAGGGTCAAAGGGGTGCAAAAGATGATAATACGAATATGCGGCGCAATCACAATAATTAGCATTATTTCAATAATTAGAAAGAGAATAATTAAGTGGATTTATAAAATTTCATATGCCGCATTGCACCCATTTTGGCCTGTGTATGAGCAAAGAGGGTTTTTGAAAAGACCCTTAGGGCATCTTTAGAATTTGCAATCAAATTTGAGATTGAATTTTAAAAGCCCAGCCTAAAAAATCACAGGCTGGGCTTTTTTGATATTAAAAAGGAGGGAAAATGAAGTGGAAGATAATAAGACCATCATCATCTATGACTCAACCTTAAGAGACGGTGCTCAGGCTGGGGGAATTTCATATACTTTGGAAGATAAGCTCAAGATTGTAGAGAGGCTTGACAAATTTGGTGTGAAATTTATCGAAGCAGGCAATCCCGGCTCTAACATCAAGGACCAGGAGTTTTTTGCAAGAGTTAAAAAGATGAAATTGAAAAATGCAAAGCTTATAGCTTTTGGTTCGACAAGACGAGTGGGAATTGACGTGAAAGATGATATTAACATTCAGTCACTAATTGCAGCTAATACCGAAGCTGTTGCAATCTTTGGCAAATCGTGGGATTTTCATGTCAAAGAGGTCTTAAAAACAACAGAGGACGAAAATCTTCAAATGATTTATGACACAATAAAATATTTAAAGTCCTTGGGCAAGTATGTTGTATTTGACGCAGAGCACTTTTTTGATGGGTATAAGAATAACAGAAAATACGCTTTGGAGACTTTAAAGGTTGCAAAAGAGGCAGGTGCAGACTCTTTAGACCTGTGCGATACAAATGGTGGTACTTTTCCAATGGATATTTACAACATAACAAAAGAAGTTGTTGAGATGTTTCCTGGGACATTAATTGGTATTCACTGTCACAACGATACAGGTATGGCTGTTGCAAACTCAATCATGGCAGTTTTGGCAGGAGCACGTCAGGTACAGGGAACTATAAACGGATATGGTGAGAGATGTGGAAATGCAGACCTTATCACGCTCATTCCAAATCTTCAGCTAAAGCTTGGATTTAAATGTGTACCAGATGAGAACATAAAACACCTGACATCTCTTTCAAGGTATGTTGCAGAAATAGCAAACATGATTCCAAACGAAAGAGCACCATATGTTGGAGCGTATGCGTTTACTCACAAGGCTGGTATGCATATTGATGCAGTCAAGAAAAATCCAGCATCTTTTGAGCATGTTAACCCTGAAATTGTTGGAAACACAAGAAGAATAGTACTGTCTGAGGTTGCAGGAAGATCTACAATTCTTGACAAGAT
It contains:
- a CDS encoding 2-isopropylmalate synthase, whose protein sequence is MGKRVIKIFDTTLRDGEQTPGVSLNVNEKLEIAKQLEKLKVDVIEAGFAIASPGDFEAIKTISENIKDAVVVSLARAIEKDIDRAYEALKKASSPRIHTFIATSDIHMKYKLKMTEDEVLERAVAMVKYAKKYVSDVEFSCEDATRSRIEFLIKVFDAVIKAGATVINIPDTVGYTTPEEMKRIIRALKENIPDIDKVQISVHCHNDLGLAVANSLAAVEEGVHQVECTINGLGERAGNAALEEIVMALKTRKDFYDVDVLIDTTQIYRTSKLVSSLTGVFVQPNKAIVGANAFAHESGIHQHGVLSERTTYEIIDPVSIGLPKNRMVLGKHSGRHAFEERLKELGYTDLTREEIDAAFEKFKVLADKKKVVLDKDIEALLEQKSLNIPETYELVKFQIISGNDLISTASVKIKSGEEEYEEAATGDGPVDAIFKAIDRITGLQVELDDYSIKAVTQGKDALGEVTVRIKKDGKAFLGRGLSTDILEASAKAYVNAINKMLYKISEE
- the cimA gene encoding citramalate synthase, with protein sequence MEDNKTIIIYDSTLRDGAQAGGISYTLEDKLKIVERLDKFGVKFIEAGNPGSNIKDQEFFARVKKMKLKNAKLIAFGSTRRVGIDVKDDINIQSLIAANTEAVAIFGKSWDFHVKEVLKTTEDENLQMIYDTIKYLKSLGKYVVFDAEHFFDGYKNNRKYALETLKVAKEAGADSLDLCDTNGGTFPMDIYNITKEVVEMFPGTLIGIHCHNDTGMAVANSIMAVLAGARQVQGTINGYGERCGNADLITLIPNLQLKLGFKCVPDENIKHLTSLSRYVAEIANMIPNERAPYVGAYAFTHKAGMHIDAVKKNPASFEHVNPEIVGNTRRIVLSEVAGRSTILDKIREIDPTVTKDSPVTKEIIDELKRLENEGYQFESAEASFEMLIRKKLGLYQPFFTLKEFKVLINEPAVEYSSSAIVKIAVDGVTAITAAEGDGPVHALDNALRKALEKFYPELKEVHLVDYKVRVLNAETATAAKVRVLIESTDGKDTWTTVGVSTDIVNASWIALVDSLEYKLCKEKVGK